A single region of the Nomia melanderi isolate GNS246 chromosome 12, iyNomMela1, whole genome shotgun sequence genome encodes:
- the LOC116426145 gene encoding thiamine transporter 2, with translation MKWIIISCILCVFGCFKEFRPSESFVTDYLTGPWKNFTDVQVNQEIFPISTYSYFATLIIVFLITDFVRYKPVIILCGLSGVTTFLLITLGKDLLSMQIVEFFYGLFLSTEIAYYTYIYAKVDKKHYQEVTSHTKAASLIGRCMSGIIAQLTVSLNLLNYHQLNYLTTSAIAVATLWAFFLPSVGKSIYFHRNNENSVSEISNETVSHQNLTVAPYISEQHIEHVSFNTKVSILHKIRQAYIFLWRDFLEAYSNKHVVKWSLWWAFSTCGYLQVVSYIQLLWQTAVSHDDKIYNGAVDSLYTIIGTITVFCIGKMPFNWSLIGDIVVSIMSFMEGILLLAASYSYSIWLLYGYYIVFGIIYHTMHTVASFEVAKCISENSYGLIFGVNTFFALLLQTVLTAIVVNGSLGLSLRSQYFTYGGYFIVIAMLYTIIGIFNIAQYFKKGKEFNMWTKNKDLTNVQPQNEETS, from the exons ATGAAGTGGATTATAATCTCATGTATTTTATGCGTATTCGGTTGTTTCAAAGAGTTTAGACCTTCTGAATCTTTTGTCACTGATTATTTAACCGGCCCATGGAAAAATTTTACAGATGTTCAA GTTAATCAAGAAATTTTTCCTATCTCTACGTATTCTTACTTTGCAACTttgattattgtatttttaataacagaCTTCGTACGATATAAGCCTGTTATAATTTTATGCGGTTTATCTGGTGTCACTACTTTTCTACTAATCACACTTGGGAAGGATCTCTTGTCTATGCAAATTGTGGAATTTTTTTACGGCTTATTCCTTTCGACTGAAATAGCGTATTACACTTATATTTATGCCAAAGTTGACAAAAAGCATTATCAAGAAGTAACAAGCCACACAAAAGCAGCTTCTTTAATCGGTCGTTGTATGTCTGGTATTATCGCACAATTAACAGTTtctttaaatctattaaattatcATCAATTAAATTATCTTACTACATCAG CCATCGCAGTTGCTACATTATGGGCTTTCTTTTTACCTTCTGTTGGGAAGTCcatttattttcatagaaataatgaaaattctgtTTCTGAAATAAGTAATGAAACAGTATCACATCAAAATTTAACTgtagcaccatatatatccgAGCAGCATATTGAACATGTTTCTTTCAATACAAAGGTTtcgatattacataaaataagacaagcttatatttttttatggagAGATTTTTTAGAAGcttattcaaataaacatgtagtAAAGTGGTCACTGTGGTGGGCTTTCTCAACTTGTGGATATTTGCAAGTTGTTAGTTACATACAGTTACTTTGGCAAACTGCAGTTTCTCATGATGATAAGATCTATAATGGAGCTGTTGATTCCCTTTATACAATCATAG GTACAATAACAGTATTTTGTATTGGAAAAATGCCATTTAATTGGTCCTTAATAGGGGATATAGTAGTATCAATTATGTCATTTATGGaaggtattttattattagccGCCTCATATAGCTACAGTATTTGGCTGTTATATGgctattatatagtatttggAATTATTTATCATACAATGCACACTGTTGCAAG TTTTGAAGTTGCAAAGTGTATATCAGAGAACAGTTATGGTTTAATATTTGGTGTGAATACTTTTTTTGCACTGTTATTACAAACTGTATTAACAGCTATTGTAGTGAATGGAAGCTTAGGATTAAGTCTGAGATCTCAG TACTTCACCTATGGTGGTTATTTCATTGTGATAGCAATGTTGTACACAATAATAGGTATTTTTAACATTGCTCAATATTTTAAGAAGGGTAAAGAATTCAACATGTGGACAAAGAATAAGGATCTTACAAATGTACAACCTCAGAATGAAGAGACATCATAA
- the Tmem43 gene encoding transmembrane protein 43 isoform X1, with amino-acid sequence MYRANQNGQPQRVNAEPLHQNRVNERQPAPVNIPMTVYEQFRESWLTAIIGLIMFATGMCLLFWNEGRAVKVAHSLDEALRNVAVLPNTIKLLPEYEGRLIHLSGPLKISEPLTEPDYGVIVSSVKLKRRVQMYQWVEIEEERSFGEVTEEQKHYYYTTEWKDKLIDSDQFYIRPGHTNPKEIPIKSQIQIADEVRIGAFILGTELKKKFNDFIEVTSDERPERKDIKMHSGLYYHSSDLWNPQVGDIRIQFSYAGKAGEIFSIVGMLQKGTIVPYVTSHGEEILLQRKHKMTVDQMFHLEHVHNYWRTWSIRGLGWLVLFLAATCLANILRTVILNSTFLCGIIAIESLTMSVSMSISLLVIGFAWVWYRPVIGLCLALASILPFIYSTLTSASQTQQRDNYRRL; translated from the exons ATGTATCGCGCAAAT CAAAATGGACAACCTCAAAGGGTAAATGCCGAGCCACTTCATCAAAATAGAGTCAACGAAAGACAGCCTGCACCTGTGAATATTCCAATGACAGTCTACGAGCAATTTAGAGAATCGTGGCTTACTGCTATCATTGGGCTCATTATGTTTGCAACTGGCATGTGTCTTTTATTTTGGAATGAG ggAAGAGCAGTGAAAGTAGCACATTCTTTAGATGAAGCTTTGCGTAATGTAGCAGTACTtccaaatacaataaaattattacctGAATACGAAGGTCGTTTAATACATTTATCGGGTCCTTTAAAAATATCAGAACCATTAACTGAACCTGACTATGGAGTAATTGTATCAAGTGTAAAATTAAAGCGAAGAGTCCAAATGTACCAGTGGGTTGAAATAGAAGAAGAACGAAG TTTTGGCGAAGTAACAGAAGAACAAaagcattattattatacaacagaATGGAAAGATAAACTGATTGATTCtgatcaattttatattagacCTGGTCATACAAATCCAAAAGAAATACCTATTAAAAGTCAAATACAAATTGCAGATGAAGTTAGAATTGGTGCATTTATTCTTGGaactgaattaaaaaaaaagttcaaTGACTTTATAGAAGTTACCAGTGATGAAAGACCAGAACGTAAAGATATTAAAATGCATTCTGGTTTATATTATCATAGTTCCGATTTATGGAATCCTCAG gTGGGAGATATACGTATACAATTCTCCTATGCAGGAAAAGCAGGAGAAATTTTTTCCATAGTTGGTATGTTACAAAAGGGAACTATTGTACCATACGTTACATCACACGGTGAAGAAATTTTACTTCAGAGAAAACACAAAATGACAGTAGATCAAATGTTTCATTTAGAACATGTACACAATTATTGGCGTACTTGGAGTATtag aggTCTCGGCTGGTTAGTTTTGTTTTTAGCAGCAACATGTTTAGCAAACATATTACGAACAGTAATTTTGAATTCTACATTCTTGTGCGGAATTATTGCAATTGAGTCTTTAACAATGTCTGTTTCTATGTCTATTAGTCTATTAGTAATAGGCTTTGCTTGGGTATGGTACAGACCAGTGATAGGCCTTTGTTTAGCATTAGCATCAATTTTaccttttatttattcaactcTAACATCGGCATCTCAAACACAACAACGTGACAACTACAGgagattataa
- the Tmem43 gene encoding transmembrane protein 43 isoform X2, protein MTVYEQFRESWLTAIIGLIMFATGMCLLFWNEGRAVKVAHSLDEALRNVAVLPNTIKLLPEYEGRLIHLSGPLKISEPLTEPDYGVIVSSVKLKRRVQMYQWVEIEEERSFGEVTEEQKHYYYTTEWKDKLIDSDQFYIRPGHTNPKEIPIKSQIQIADEVRIGAFILGTELKKKFNDFIEVTSDERPERKDIKMHSGLYYHSSDLWNPQVGDIRIQFSYAGKAGEIFSIVGMLQKGTIVPYVTSHGEEILLQRKHKMTVDQMFHLEHVHNYWRTWSIRGLGWLVLFLAATCLANILRTVILNSTFLCGIIAIESLTMSVSMSISLLVIGFAWVWYRPVIGLCLALASILPFIYSTLTSASQTQQRDNYRRL, encoded by the exons ATGACAGTCTACGAGCAATTTAGAGAATCGTGGCTTACTGCTATCATTGGGCTCATTATGTTTGCAACTGGCATGTGTCTTTTATTTTGGAATGAG ggAAGAGCAGTGAAAGTAGCACATTCTTTAGATGAAGCTTTGCGTAATGTAGCAGTACTtccaaatacaataaaattattacctGAATACGAAGGTCGTTTAATACATTTATCGGGTCCTTTAAAAATATCAGAACCATTAACTGAACCTGACTATGGAGTAATTGTATCAAGTGTAAAATTAAAGCGAAGAGTCCAAATGTACCAGTGGGTTGAAATAGAAGAAGAACGAAG TTTTGGCGAAGTAACAGAAGAACAAaagcattattattatacaacagaATGGAAAGATAAACTGATTGATTCtgatcaattttatattagacCTGGTCATACAAATCCAAAAGAAATACCTATTAAAAGTCAAATACAAATTGCAGATGAAGTTAGAATTGGTGCATTTATTCTTGGaactgaattaaaaaaaaagttcaaTGACTTTATAGAAGTTACCAGTGATGAAAGACCAGAACGTAAAGATATTAAAATGCATTCTGGTTTATATTATCATAGTTCCGATTTATGGAATCCTCAG gTGGGAGATATACGTATACAATTCTCCTATGCAGGAAAAGCAGGAGAAATTTTTTCCATAGTTGGTATGTTACAAAAGGGAACTATTGTACCATACGTTACATCACACGGTGAAGAAATTTTACTTCAGAGAAAACACAAAATGACAGTAGATCAAATGTTTCATTTAGAACATGTACACAATTATTGGCGTACTTGGAGTATtag aggTCTCGGCTGGTTAGTTTTGTTTTTAGCAGCAACATGTTTAGCAAACATATTACGAACAGTAATTTTGAATTCTACATTCTTGTGCGGAATTATTGCAATTGAGTCTTTAACAATGTCTGTTTCTATGTCTATTAGTCTATTAGTAATAGGCTTTGCTTGGGTATGGTACAGACCAGTGATAGGCCTTTGTTTAGCATTAGCATCAATTTTaccttttatttattcaactcTAACATCGGCATCTCAAACACAACAACGTGACAACTACAGgagattataa
- the Upf3 gene encoding UPF3 regulator of nonsense mediated mRNA decay: MTMTEETQQSETAAQNEAQTSSPDVGKVKDNKKEKCRPMTKVVIRRLPPSMTQEQFLEQVSPLAEHDYLCFVKADMSMGQFAFSRAYINFMEQQDILIFRQKFDNYVFVDSKGTEYPAVVEFAPFQRLPKKRVGKKKDLKCGTIDSDPYYVSFLESLKNQEAESNVTQPKTEYSYQPSDNTPKKITTTPLLEYLKQRKQEKQRLRDEKREERRRRDLERRRTKDDPIISKVLKNPDLDKEMCRDNKENKEERDKLSPKDMKNRIKKDDKLREKISRDRDAKPITKGYRDRVEDRNKDQRDLKHQRRHDDKKVYGRRDDRDSIKDDRKSDGKDERKCDYKEDIKDCRERKVEEKRGKSYEKMRQEKKRLAETKKQNVEFNIDTENSTKLRNEEEDSQRKELQVDSYEIRDREESMSDKDDIENCANTEKEEINEKKGPGETLQSFEQSKDQKEIENQLTTDETNKGTEKSKSSEHINKEENDNDSDEKKDSKVTKRRSSLESGGDGGTGDGNCLRRHKSLDGGDQNNLQKTEIEEKEKDKKDPRLERRIRNKDRPAMEIYRPGMGKFSKQRLEREKSTNDERASLSQSPTPNPNSSSLSKSGKSGTEVRSMTFKRSVSRDLV; encoded by the exons ATGACAATGACCGAGGAAACACAGCAATCTGAGACTGCCGCACAAAATGAGGCACAAACTAGTTCTCCAGATGTCGGAAAagttaaagataataaaaaagaaaagtgtCGGCCTATGACAAAG gtaGTAATACGGAGATTACCACCAAGTATGACTCAGGAACAGTTTTTAGAGCAAGTTTCTCCATTGGCAGAACATGACTATCTTTGTTTTGTAAAAGCTGACATGTCTATGGGACAATTTGCCTTTTCTCGTGCATATATCAATTTTATGGAACAACAAGATATTCTTATATTCAGacaaaaatttgataattatgtATTTGTGGATTCTAAAGGCACAGAATATCCAGCAGTAGTAGAATTTGCACCCTTTCAAAGATTACCGAAAAAAAGAGTAGGAAAGAAAAAGGACTTAAAGTGTGGTACTATAGACTCAGATCCTTATTATGTAAGCTTTTTAGAAAGCCTCAAAAATCAGGAGGCTGAATCCAATGTAACACAACCAAAAACCGAGTATTCATACCAACCATCAGATA ATACGCCAAAAAAAATTACAACTACACCTCtcttagaatatttaaaacaacgtAAACAAGAGAAACAGCGTCTTAGGGATGAGAAACGTGAGGAAAGACGAAGGAGAGACTTAGAAAGAAGACGGACAAAAGATGATCCCATTATATCTAAG gtATTGAAAAATCCAGATCTTGACAAAGAAATGTGTAGggataataaagaaaacaaagaggAAAGAGACAAACTTTCGCCTAAAGATATGAAAAATCGAATTAAGAAGGATGACaaattacgtgaaaaaataTCACGAGATCGAGATGCTAAACCTATAACAAAAGGATATAGAGATAGAGTTGAAGATAGAAATAAAGATCAAAGAGACTTAAAACATCAAAGACGTCACGATGACAAAAAAGTTTATGGAAGACGCGATGATAGGGATAGCATAAAAGATGATAGGAAAAGCGATGGAAAAGACGAGAGAAAGTGCGATTACAAAGAGGATATTAAGGACTGCAGGGAAAGGAAAGTTGAAGAAAAACGTGGTAAAAGTTATGAAAAAATGAGGCAAGAAAAGAAAAGACTTGCAGAAACGAAAAAACAAAATGTAGAGTTTAATATTGATACTGaaaacagtacaaaattaagaaatgaagAAGAGGATTCTCAGAGAAAAGAATTGCAGGTTGATTCATACGAGAttagggacagggaagaatctaTGAGTGATaaagatgatattgaaaattgtgCAAATACAGAAAAAGAGGAGATCAACGAAAAAAAAGGACCAGGAGAAACTCTACAAAGTTTCGAACAATCGAAAGACCAGAAGGAAATAG aaaatcaaTTAACGACTGATGAAACTAATAAGGGTACTGAAAAATCTAAATCCAGTGAACAtattaataaagaagaaaatgataatGATTCTGATGAAAAGAAAGATTCGAAAGTTACAAAGAGACGCAGTTCACTTGAAAGTGGTGGTGATGGAGGTACAGGAGATGGAAATTGCTTGAGACGACACAAGTCTTTAGATGGAGGAgatcaaaataatttacaaaaaactgaaattgaagagaaagaaaaggacaAAAAAGATCCACGATTAGAACGTAGAATTAGAAATAAG gaCCGTCCTGCAATGGAGATTTATCGTCCAGGAATGGGAAAGTTCAGTAAACAAAGATTAGAACGAGAAAAATCGACTAATGATGAAAGAGCATCCCTTTCACAAAGTCCAACTCCAAACCCAAACTCCTCCAGTCTTTCTAAATCGGGAAAGTCTGGAACAGAAGTACGTTCTATGACATTTAAACGTAGCGTTAGTCGTGATTTGGTATaa